Proteins found in one Streptomyces sp. CB09001 genomic segment:
- a CDS encoding diiron oxygenase — protein sequence MTTLTEADALEGLRDALGLLKDREQVAERLLDSSAKHSFDPDKELDWDAPFEDGKWFWPPELVSLYDTPMWQRMSEEQRIALSQHEAAALASLGIWFELILMQLLVRHIYDKAATSAHVRYALTEIEDECRHSKMFARLISRGETPWYPVSPVHQHLGRLFKTISTTPGSFTATLLGEEVLDWMQRLTFPDERVQPLIRGVTRIHVVEEARHVRYAREELRRQMVTAPKWSQEFTRVTSGEFARVFSKAFINPEVYPNVGLDKREALAQVQASGHRKEIMQTGAKRLTDFLDDIGVLRGAGRKLWRSSGLLA from the coding sequence ATGACGACCCTGACGGAAGCCGACGCGCTCGAGGGCCTGCGCGACGCGCTCGGTCTGCTCAAGGACCGGGAGCAGGTGGCCGAGCGGCTGCTCGACTCGTCCGCCAAGCACTCCTTCGACCCGGACAAGGAGCTGGACTGGGACGCGCCGTTCGAGGACGGCAAGTGGTTCTGGCCGCCGGAGCTGGTGTCGCTGTACGACACGCCGATGTGGCAGCGGATGAGCGAGGAGCAGCGCATCGCGCTCTCCCAGCACGAGGCCGCCGCGCTCGCCTCGCTCGGCATCTGGTTCGAGCTGATCCTGATGCAGCTCCTGGTCCGGCACATCTACGACAAGGCGGCGACGAGCGCCCACGTGCGCTACGCGCTCACCGAGATCGAGGACGAGTGCCGGCACTCGAAGATGTTCGCCCGGCTGATATCCCGCGGCGAGACCCCCTGGTACCCGGTGAGCCCGGTCCACCAGCACCTGGGACGCCTGTTCAAGACGATCTCCACCACCCCCGGTTCCTTCACCGCCACGCTCCTCGGCGAGGAGGTCCTGGACTGGATGCAGCGCCTGACCTTCCCGGACGAGCGGGTCCAGCCGCTGATCCGGGGCGTCACGCGCATCCACGTCGTGGAGGAGGCCCGGCACGTGCGGTACGCCCGTGAGGAGCTGCGCCGGCAGATGGTGACGGCCCCGAAGTGGTCGCAGGAGTTCACCCGGGTCACCTCCGGCGAGTTCGCCCGCGTCTTCTCCAAGGCGTTCATCAACCCCGAGGTCTACCCGAACGTCGGCCTGGACAAGCGGGAGGCCCTGGCCCAGGTCCAGGCCAGCGGCCACCGCAAGGAGATCATGCAGACCGGCGCCAAGCGCCTGACCGACTTCCTGGACGACATCGGCGTCCTGCGCGGCGCCGGCCGCAAGCTGTGGCGGTCGTCGGGACTGCTGGCCTAG
- a CDS encoding TetR/AcrR family transcriptional regulator, whose translation MTPQAPTPAYRRLSVEERRVQLLEAALALFAHRAPEEVSLDDVAEQAGVSRPLVYRYFPGGKQQLYEAALSSAADELRLCFDEPREGPLLARLSRALDRYLTFVDEHDTGFSALLRGGSVVETSQTSGIVDGVRRAAADHIMRHLDVAEPGPRLRMTVRMWITAVEAASLIWLDEDKQPPFDELRDWLVEQFLAVLTVTARRDPQTATLVEALAADL comes from the coding sequence ATGACCCCGCAGGCCCCCACCCCCGCCTACCGCCGCCTCAGCGTGGAGGAGCGCCGCGTCCAGTTGCTGGAGGCGGCGCTCGCGCTCTTCGCGCACCGGGCCCCGGAGGAGGTCTCCCTGGACGACGTGGCCGAGCAGGCCGGGGTCTCGCGGCCGCTGGTGTACCGGTACTTCCCCGGCGGCAAGCAGCAGCTGTACGAGGCCGCGCTGAGCTCCGCCGCCGACGAGCTGCGGCTCTGTTTCGACGAGCCCCGCGAGGGTCCGCTGCTGGCCCGGCTCTCCCGCGCCCTGGACCGCTATCTCACCTTCGTCGACGAGCACGACACCGGTTTCAGCGCCCTGCTGCGCGGCGGCAGCGTGGTCGAGACCTCGCAGACCTCGGGCATCGTGGACGGCGTCCGCCGGGCCGCCGCCGACCACATCATGCGCCACCTGGACGTCGCCGAGCCGGGTCCCCGGCTGCGGATGACCGTCCGGATGTGGATCACTGCGGTGGAGGCGGCCTCGCTGATCTGGCTGGACGAGGACAAGCAGCCGCCCTTCGACGAGCTGCGGGACTGGCTGGTGGAGCAGTTCCTCGCCGTGCTGACGGTCACCGCCCGCCGCGACCCGCAGACCGCGACGCTGGTCGAGGCGCTGGCGGCGGACCTCTGA
- a CDS encoding Uma2 family endonuclease — translation MSAARDYGLDDDYEWPRPPEGGWTADDLDELPNLPPHTELIDGSLVFVSPQTAFHMRTIRLLDRALSDQAPDEFEIYREFTVTLNDRNRPEPDVLVARAGADLGPKQTRLLHGDVLLAAEVVSEDSIDRDRETKPRKYAAAGITHYWRIEQNNGLPVVYVYELESTAKTYVPTGIFHNRLKLTVPFLIDIDLTAVNRRR, via the coding sequence ATGAGCGCCGCGCGTGACTACGGGCTGGACGACGACTACGAGTGGCCCCGTCCGCCGGAGGGCGGCTGGACGGCGGACGACCTCGACGAGCTTCCCAACCTGCCTCCGCACACGGAGCTGATCGACGGGAGCCTTGTTTTCGTGAGTCCGCAGACCGCTTTTCACATGCGTACGATCCGCTTGCTGGACCGCGCCCTCAGCGACCAGGCGCCGGACGAATTCGAGATCTACCGCGAGTTCACGGTGACGCTCAACGACCGGAACCGTCCGGAGCCCGACGTGCTGGTGGCCCGGGCCGGTGCGGACCTGGGACCCAAGCAGACTCGTCTCCTCCACGGTGACGTTCTTCTGGCCGCTGAGGTGGTCTCCGAGGACTCGATTGACAGAGACCGGGAGACCAAGCCCCGCAAGTACGCAGCTGCGGGCATTACGCACTACTGGCGGATCGAGCAGAACAACGGACTGCCCGTTGTCTACGTGTACGAACTGGAGTCGACGGCGAAGACCTACGTGCCCACTGGCATCTTCCACAACCGCCTCAAACTCACTGTCCCCTTCCTCATCGACATCGACCTCACCGCCGTGAACCGTCGCCGATAG